The DNA window CAGGGGGAGTTGAGCCTGAAAAAGCCCAATAAGAAGCAACTCTGATTTTCTTTCCTTCTATTGAAAGAGTCCAATCACCATCTTCTCTTCTGTTTGAAGTAAACCATCCATGGAAAGAAATCTTATCCTTCTTGATATCGACTAATCCTGTCTTTCTAAACTCATCTTCAAGAAATTTCACGAAACTTTGCCACGATTCAGTGCCGGCAAGAGAAGGACCTTTTGAATCTTTATACTTATTCCATTCATAAAGCTCTTGGGCAGTAGTAAGAAATTTACTATTGATTTTAAAATGAGGCGTTCTTTCATTATCTGCTGAAGAAAATAAAGCAAAAGTCAAGAAGAAGGCGACGATGACAAAAGATAGAAATTTTTTTGATTTTTTGAAGAAGAATTTTTTCATCTTTCCCTCCCTAAAAATTTATCTCTATAATGTTTTAAAAAAATAATAAACAATTCTAAGAGAGAGAAAACTCATTCCTCACGAGCAGGAAACAATTGATTATTCCTTTACAGCAGTTATCAGCCCGGAATTTCTATAAGCCCCGCTTCTCTTTGACATGACTTCATATTTTACTACCTTAAATCCTGCATCTCTCAGCCACTCTTCCATCTCGCCTCTTGAACGCGCGTCGCCCTTTTCAGTTTGAAGTAAAAGTATCAATGAAAAGATCGACGGGAAAACAGGACCTGACCTTTCATCATTTATAACTGACTCTGTAATGTAAAAAAGTCCACCCTTAGGAAGATAATCGTAAATTTTTTTTATCATATCTCTACATATTGCCTCATCATATCCGTCCAATACGCCTGAAAGGAGCGCAACATCACTTCCTTCAGGAAATGGGTCATTCAAAATATCACCTTCGCAAAGCTTTACCTTATCTTCAACTTTGTGCTCTTTCAAAATATCTTTGGCAACTTCCAAAACGAATCCTCTATCAAAAATAGTATATTCTATGTGCGGAAACCTCTTGGCTGTTTCAGCAGTGAAGATTCCGGTGCCGCCTCCAATATCAAGAAAACTTTTCCTTCCTGTCAGGTCAATCGTTTCAGCAAAGTCGATAGCAATAAGTTGGCTGTAATTATGCTGTGACATCATAGCTTTGCGTGCAAACTCCTTTGTGCTCGATACTGCTTTTATGATATCATCTGATTTGCC is part of the Candidatus Schekmanbacteria bacterium genome and encodes:
- a CDS encoding methyltransferase domain-containing protein, which codes for MVENIDNLLKLAYGFSISKILFTAVSFDVFTKLSGTEKTAAQLSQELSLPERSFSRLLNSCTALGLLNKKDGRYSNTPLSEEYLVEGKPFYFGYHINALNSRLYGPWGTLEEIIKKDEFQPSVEGKSDDIIKAVSSTKEFARKAMMSQHNYSQLIAIDFAETIDLTGRKSFLDIGGGTGIFTAETAKRFPHIEYTIFDRGFVLEVAKDILKEHKVEDKVKLCEGDILNDPFPEGSDVALLSGVLDGYDEAICRDMIKKIYDYLPKGGLFYITESVINDERSGPVFPSIFSLILLLQTEKGDARSRGEMEEWLRDAGFKVVKYEVMSKRSGAYRNSGLITAVKE